GGACCATCCCCGCATGCTCCCGGAGGCGATTCGCCTGGCCGCCCTGGGCTACCATTTTGAAAAGGCTACCCGTCAACAGATGGCGATCCACGACTTCAAGGCGTATTTGACGGGCGAGTTGGCAACCTTCAAGGAAACGGTTTCCCATTCCGTTCCCGGCGCGGTGGAAATCAGAACCCGGAGGCAGGAACTGTTCGGGCGAGTCCAGGCGCGCAACCAATCGATTCCCGCAGACTTTCGCTACCCGGGCGACGGAATCGAGCCTGCTTTGGAGTTCTTCCGAGTCGCTGTGGATACTCAGGCGGACCAACTCACCCACTCGGCCTCAATGTAGAATGCCGCCCCGGATTTGCACTGTCCGAGGAGATCGGTTCCATGCCGAACGCGCTTCTGGTGTATCCCGAGTATCCTCCCTCCTACTGGGGAGTGAATTTTGCGCTGGAGATTTTCGGCATCAAGGCGGCCTTTCCACCGCTGGGTCTGCTCACCGTAGCCGCCATGTTCCCGTCAAAATACGACCTCCGTGTCGTGGACATGAACGTGACTCCCGTGGAAGAGCGGGATCTGGAGTGGGCGGATCTGGTGTTTACCTCGACCATGATCGTACAACGGGAATCCCTGCAGAGCCTTATCGAGCGATGCAACCGGGCCGGTGTCCCCGTGGTGGCCGGAGGCCCCTATCCCACCACCTACCATGAAGAGATCGCAGGCGTAGACCATTTCATACTGGATGAGGTCGAAGAGACCTTCGACGATTTTCTGCGCGACCTTGAAAACGGCACCGCCAAAGCCATCTATCGCGAGCCCCGAAAGCCGGATGTGACCCGGACCCCGGTCCCACGCTTCGACCTCATCAACCTGCACGCATACTACTCAATGTCCGTGCAGTTCTCGAGGGGATGCCCCTTCGACTGTGAGTTCTGTGACATCACCAAGCTCTATGGCCGCGTGCCCCGCACCAAGGCACCCGATCAGATGCTGGACGAGTTTGAATTGCTGTATCGACTGGGCTGGCGGAGCCATGTTTTTCTGGTTGACGACAACTTCATCGGCAACAAGCAAGAGGCGATGAAGTTGGTGCCTGAGATTGCCGCATGGCAAAGGGATCGTGGCTATCCGTTTTCCCTGTTCACCGAGGCCAGTGTCAATCTGGCCCGCATGGATGAGTTGATGGACGGCATGGTTGAAGCCGGCTTCGATTCCGTGTTTCTGGGTATTGAGACGCCGAATCCCAAGGCTTTGCGCAAAATGAAGAAACCCCAGAACGTCAGCAAGCGGGAAGAGAATTACCTCTTCAGTTCCGTTCGCAAGATTCAACAGAAAGGGATGCGAGTCGATGGCGGATTCATCCTGGGCCTGGATGATGATGACGAGGGCGCGTTCGATGCCCAGATCGACTTTATTCAGGAAGTCGGCATTCCCATGGCCATGGTCGGGTTGCTTACCGCCCTGAAAGACACGAATCTGTGGGAACGTCTGAAAAGGGAGAACCGGCTCCTGGAAGATTCCGTTGGAACCAGCACCGAGGGAGTCCTGAACCTGACCAGCGTCAATGTCTCCCTCAACTTCAAGCCGGAGATGGATGTCGAGACATTGATGGAGGGGTACCGGCGCGTCATCACCACCATCTACGACCCGACCCTCGAGAAGTACTTCCAGCGCTGCTTGACGTTACTGGAACATCTTCGCCCCATTCCGCACTTGCTGAAGCCGGTGGGCAGCAAC
The genomic region above belongs to Acidobacteriota bacterium and contains:
- a CDS encoding B12-binding domain-containing radical SAM protein: MPNALLVYPEYPPSYWGVNFALEIFGIKAAFPPLGLLTVAAMFPSKYDLRVVDMNVTPVEERDLEWADLVFTSTMIVQRESLQSLIERCNRAGVPVVAGGPYPTTYHEEIAGVDHFILDEVEETFDDFLRDLENGTAKAIYREPRKPDVTRTPVPRFDLINLHAYYSMSVQFSRGCPFDCEFCDITKLYGRVPRTKAPDQMLDEFELLYRLGWRSHVFLVDDNFIGNKQEAMKLVPEIAAWQRDRGYPFSLFTEASVNLARMDELMDGMVEAGFDSVFLGIETPNPKALRKMKKPQNVSKREENYLFSSVRKIQQKGMRVDGGFILGLDDDDEGAFDAQIDFIQEVGIPMAMVGLLTALKDTNLWERLKRENRLLEDSVGTSTEGVLNLTSVNVSLNFKPEMDVETLMEGYRRVITTIYDPTLEKYFQRCLTLLEHLRPIPHLLKPVGSNTLYLAIMSVRRQLSSQQVPAFTKFIAKVSRNHPRMLPEAIRLAALGFHFEKITRQQTAIHDFKAFLLAELDMFRETVSRSVQEVETAGPRRQEVLARAQARCKSIPDDFRYHGDGIEPALESFRIALNSPSNQLTHSAAV